In Oryza sativa Japonica Group chromosome 3, ASM3414082v1, one DNA window encodes the following:
- the LOC4334186 gene encoding cytochrome P450 81Q32 has product MVKAYIAIFSIAVLLLIHFLFRRRGRSNGMPLPPSPPAIPFFGHLHLIDKPFHAALSRLAERHGPVFSLRLGSRNAVVVSSPECARECFTDNDVCFANRPRFPSQMLATFNGTSLGSANYGPHWRNLRRIATVHLLSSHRVSGMSGIISGQARHMVRRMYRAATASAAGVARVQLNRRLFELSLSVLMEAIAQSKTTRREAPDADTDMSMEAQELRHVLDELNPLIGAANLWDYLPALRWFDVFGVKRKIVAAVNRRNAFMRRLIDAERQRMDNNDVDGGDDGEKKSMISVLLTLQKTQPEVYTDTLIMTLCAPLFGAGTETTSTTIEWAMSLLLNHPEILKKAQAEIDMSVGNSRLISVVDVHRLGYLQCIINETLRMYPAAPLLLPHESSADCKVGGYHIPSGAMLLVNVAAIQRDPVIWKEPSEFKPERFENGRFEGLFMIPFGMGRRRCPGEMLALQTIGLVLGTMIQCFDWGRVDDAMVDMTQSNGLTSLKVIPLEAMCKPREAMCDVLRKFM; this is encoded by the exons ATGGTTAAGGCCTACATTGCCATCTTCTCCATCGCCGTTCTCTTGTTGATTCACttcctcttccgccgccgcggcaggagcaatggcatgccgctgcctccGAGCCCTCCAGCCATCCCGTTCTTCGGCCACCTCCACCTCATCGACAAGCCGTTCCACGCCGCGCTGTCCCGCCTCGCCGAGCGCCACGGCCCGGTCTTCTCGCTGCGCCTCGGCTCGCGCAACGCCGTCGTGGTGTCGTCGCCGGAGTGCGCCAGGGAGTGCTTCACGGACAACGACGTGTGCTTCGCCAACCGCCCCAGGTTCCCGTCGCAGATGCTCGCGACCTTCAATGGCACCTCTCTAGGCAGTGCCAACTACGGCCCGCACTGGCGCAACCTCCGCCGCATCGCCACCGTGCACCTCCTCTCCTCGCACCGCGTCAGCGGCATGTCTGGCATCATCTCCGGCCAGGCGCGCCACATGGTGCGGAGGATgtaccgcgccgccaccgcctccgccgccggcgtcgcgcgcGTCCAGCTGAATCGGAGGCTGTTCGAGCTCTCGCTCAGCGTCCTCATGGAAGCCATAGCCCAGAGCAAGACGACACGTCGTGAGGCGCCGGATGCGGACACGGACATGTCCATGGAGGCCCAGGAGTTGAGGCATGTCCTCGACGAGCTCAACCCGCTTATCGGCGCGGCCAACCTGTGGGATTACTTGCCGGCGCTCCGGTGGTTCGACGTGTTCGGCGTGAAGCGCAAGATCGTGGCGGCGGTGAACAGGAGGAACGCGTTCATGCGCCGGCTGATCGACGCGGAGCGGCAAAGGATGGACAACAACgatgtcgacggcggcgatgatggCGAGAAGAAGAGCATGATTTCCGTGCTGCTTACTCTGCAAAAGACTCAGCCAGAGGTCTACACGGATACTCTGATCATGACTCTCTGTGCG CCATTGTTTGGTGCCGGAACAGAGACTACATCAACCACAATAGAGTGGGCGATGTCACTTCTACTGAACCATCCAGAGATTCTAAAGAAAGCACAAGCAGAAATAGACATGTCCGTCGGAAACTCTCGCCTAATCAGTGTCGTCGACGTGCATCGTCTGGGCTATCTCCAGTGCATCATCAACGAGACGCTTCGCATGTACCCTGCAGCGCCACTTCTGCTACCTCATGAATCATCTGCGGATTGCAAAGTCGGTGGCTACCACATCCCAAGCGGAGCGATGTTGCTTGTCAACGTGGCTGCCATCCAAAGAGACCCAGTGATTTGGAAAGAGCCAAGTGAGTTCAAGCCAGAGAGGTTCGAGAATGGCAGGTTCGAGGGATTGTTCATGATACCGTTTGGGATGGGGAGACGGAGGTGTCCCGGGGAGATGCTGGCATTGCAGACAATTGGGTTAGTTTTGGGGACTATGATCCAGTGCTTTGATTGGGGCAGAGTTGATGATGCTATGGTTGATATGACACAGAGCAATGGACTGACTAGCCTCAAGGTCATTCCGTTGGAGGCCATGTGCAAACCACGAGAAGCTATGTGCGATGTTCTTCGGAAATTCATGTGA
- the LOC4334184 gene encoding cytochrome P450 81Q32, with translation MDKAYIAVFSIAILFLLVDYFRCRRRRGSGSNNGENKGMLQLPPSPPAIPFFGHLHLIDKPLHAALSRLAERHGPVFSLRLGSRNAVVVSSPECARECFTDNDVCFANRPQFPSQMPATFYGAGFGFANYGAHWRNLRRIATVHLLSAHRVRGMAGVVSGEIRPMVQRMYRAAAAAGVGVARVQLKRRLFELSLSVLMEAIAQTKTTRPEADDADTDMSVEAQEFKNVLDELNPLLGAANLWDYLPALRVFDVLGVKRKIATLANRRDAFVRRLIDAERQRMDNGVDGGDDGEKKSVISVLLSLQKTEPEVYKDIVIVNLCAALFAAGTETTAMTIEWAMSLLLNHPKILKKAKAEIDASVGNSRLINGDDMPHLSYLQCIINETLRLYPVAPLLIPHESSADCKVNGYHIPSGTMLLVNVIAIQRDPMVWKEPNEFKPERFENGESEGLFMIPFGMGRRKCPGETMALQTIGLVLGALIQCFDWDRVDGAEVDMTQGSGLTNPRAVPLEAMCKPREAMSDVFRELL, from the exons ATGGATAAGGCCTACATTGCCGTCTTCTCCATTGCCATCCTCTTCTTGCTCGTCGACTACttccgctgtcgccgccgccgcggcagcggcagcaacaATGGCGAAAACAAGGGGATGTTGCAGCTGCCTCCGAGCCCTCCAGCCATCCCGTTCTTCGGCCACCTCCACCTCATCGACAAGCCGTTGCACGCCGCGCTGTCCCGCCTCGCCGAGCGCCACGGCCCGGTGTTCTCGCTGCGCCTCGGCTCGCGCAACGCCGTCGTGGTGTCGTCGCCGGAGTGCGCCAGGGAGTGCTTCACGGACAACGATGTGTGCTTCGCCAACCGCCCGCAGTTCCCCTCGCAGATGCCCGCGACGTTCTACGGCGCCGGGTTCGGCTTCGCCAACTACGGCGCGCACTGGCGCAACCTCCGCCGCATCGCCACCGTGCACCTCCTCTCCGCGCACCGCGTCAGGGGCATGGCCGGCGTCGTCTCCGGCGAGATCCGCCCCATGGTGCAGAGGATgtaccgcgccgccgccgccgccggcgtcggcgttgCGCGCGTCCAGCTGAAGCGGAGGCTGTTCGAGCTCTCGCTCAGCGTCCTCATGGAAGCCATAGCGCAGACCAAGACGACGCGGCCAGAGGCGGACGACGCGGACACGGACATGTCCGTGGAGGCCCAGGAGTTCAAGAATGTCCTCGACGAGCTCAACCCGCTTCTCGGCGCGGCCAACCTGTGGGATTACTTGCCGGCGCTCCGGGTGTTCGACGTGCTCGGCGTGAAGAGGAAGATCGCGACGCTGGCCAACAGGAGGGACGCGTTCGTGCGCCGGCTGATCGACGCGGAGCGGCAGAGGATGGACAACggtgtcgacggcggcgatgatggCGAGAAGAAGAGCGTGATCTCCGTGCTGCTTAGTCTGCAAAAGACTGAGCCAGAGGTCTACAAGGATATAGTGATCGTGAATCTTTGTGCG GCATTATTTGCTGCTGGAACAGAGACTACAGCAATGACAATAGAATGGGCAATGTCGCTTCTGCTGAATCATCCCAAGATACTCAAGAAAGCAAAGGCAGAAATAGACGCATCCGTCGGGAACTCTCGCCTGATCAATGGAGACGACATGCCTCATCTTAGCTATCTCCAGTGCATCATCAACGAGACGCTTCGTCTATACCCTGTAGCACCACTGTTGATCCCTCACGAATCATCCGCAGATTGTAAGGTTAATGGCTATCACATTCCAAGTGGAACGATGCTGCTTGTCAATGTGATCGCCATCCAAAGAGATCCAATGGTTTGGAAAGAGCCAAATGAGTTTAAGCCAGAGAGGTTCGAAAACGGCGAGTCCGAGGGATTGTTCATGATACCGTTTGGGATGGGGAGACGGAAGTGTCCGGGAGAGACGATGGCTTTGCAGACAATTGGGTTGGTTTTGGGGGCTCTGATCCAGTGCTTCGATTGGGACAGAGTCGATGGCGCCGAGGTTGATATGACGCAAGGCAGTGGACTGACCAACCCTAGGGCTGTCCCGTTGGAGGCCATGTGCAAACCACGCGAAGCTATGTCTGATGTTTTTCGGGAACTCTTGTGA